A stretch of the candidate division WOR-3 bacterium genome encodes the following:
- a CDS encoding enoyl-CoA hydratase/isomerase family protein: MKHIEVTSSEGVAVVKLSRGTTNAINLDLIRDLSDYLKVAREDTKISGLVLTSANEKFFSIGFDIPGLINLEERDFSEFYRAFNRLCVDMYTFPKPVIAAITGHAVAGGCILTICCDYRYISEGKKLMGLNEIKLGVPLPYPADRILRQIVDDRSVRKILDTGDFFPPEETLKMGLVDEVMPLQQVLPTSVGKIKSIVSFSLEAFRMIKQNRTEKVAAQIQAELTEKEKIFIDLWYTPETREKLKAALAKF, from the coding sequence GGTCGTCAAATTGTCCAGGGGGACGACTAATGCGATAAACCTTGACCTCATACGCGATCTCTCTGACTATCTAAAAGTAGCCAGGGAGGATACAAAAATTTCGGGGTTGGTTCTGACTAGCGCGAATGAGAAGTTCTTCTCCATCGGGTTTGATATCCCCGGATTGATAAACCTGGAAGAGAGGGATTTTTCGGAATTCTACCGGGCATTCAATCGTCTCTGTGTGGATATGTATACGTTTCCGAAGCCGGTAATAGCTGCGATCACCGGACACGCAGTTGCCGGCGGCTGTATCCTTACAATATGTTGCGACTACCGGTATATTTCTGAAGGAAAGAAATTGATGGGTCTCAATGAGATAAAGCTCGGCGTGCCGTTGCCATATCCTGCGGATCGCATACTGAGGCAGATCGTTGATGACCGCAGTGTGCGCAAGATCCTGGATACCGGCGATTTCTTTCCACCAGAAGAGACGCTCAAAATGGGTCTCGTGGATGAGGTGATGCCACTTCAACAAGTTTTGCCGACATCAGTTGGGAAAATCAAATCAATCGTCTCTTTTTCGCTGGAGGCTTTTCGAATGATCAAACAGAACCGTACCGAAAAGGTTGCAGCTCAGATCCAGGCAGAATTGACAGAGAAGGAAAAAATATTCATAGATCTGTGGTATACTCCCGAAACTCGAGAAAAGCTAAAGGCCGCCCTCGCGAAATTCTGA
- a CDS encoding transposase, producing MARSLRIQYPGAYYHVMCRGNASRKIFMDDLDRKKFLDYLTESVEVYHVVLFAYVLMQNHFHMLLKTEKANLAEFMRRFNICYTGWFNYHHGCCGHLFQGRYKSILIDADSYLLEVSRYIHLNVVRGSRLGIADSGGKWRYVRRYQWSTLPGYLDKNSIVDFVSYDEILTMIGGRSSYRDFMLDGLRRGIRNPFDLVKYRTILGDDDFITRIKAEHLENGSTREQPAFRGLVVRKIDAEVILQHLADIIKIDRTILSKRRGPGVVRGIAAELLYRYGDLNLDKIGALLGGIDYCSVSQLRRRLKQKMVEDKQTMILFGRINRVIAGLCHM from the coding sequence ATGGCAAGGTCATTAAGAATCCAATACCCTGGTGCATACTATCACGTAATGTGTAGAGGTAACGCTAGTAGAAAAATTTTTATGGATGACCTCGATAGAAAGAAATTCCTGGACTATCTTACGGAATCAGTAGAAGTCTACCACGTAGTATTGTTTGCCTACGTTCTGATGCAAAACCACTTCCATATGTTGCTGAAGACCGAGAAGGCGAACCTTGCAGAATTCATGCGGCGCTTCAATATCTGCTATACAGGATGGTTCAATTACCATCATGGATGTTGTGGTCATCTATTTCAAGGGCGATATAAATCCATATTGATAGACGCGGACAGCTATTTGCTTGAAGTTTCTAGATATATACATTTAAACGTTGTGCGTGGGTCGCGATTAGGGATCGCGGACAGCGGAGGAAAATGGCGTTATGTTAGAAGATATCAATGGAGCACGTTACCAGGCTATCTGGATAAGAATTCCATTGTTGATTTTGTTTCGTACGATGAAATTCTCACCATGATTGGCGGCCGTTCTTCATACCGAGATTTCATGCTTGATGGTTTACGACGTGGTATCAGAAACCCCTTTGATTTGGTGAAATATCGCACGATTCTAGGTGATGATGATTTCATAACGCGAATCAAGGCTGAACATCTGGAAAATGGTTCGACTAGAGAGCAACCAGCGTTTCGAGGCCTTGTTGTTAGAAAAATCGATGCCGAGGTTATTTTGCAGCATCTTGCTGATATCATAAAGATAGACAGGACAATACTTTCAAAGAGACGGGGTCCAGGTGTGGTGCGTGGCATTGCCGCGGAGTTGTTGTATAGATACGGTGACCTTAATTTAGATAAAATCGGCGCACTCTTGGGGGGTATTGATTATTGTTCGGTGAGTCAATTAAGACGTCGCTTAAAACAAAAGATGGTAGAAGATAAACAGACCATGATCTTGTTCGGTAGGATTAACAGGGTAATTGCAGGACTTTGTCACATGTAA
- a CDS encoding DUF4097 domain-containing protein produces MKKVLFPLFCAMLILITCTSEDTHDYELERTETRVWPSPGINTINAITVNGEVTVSATPDTLITAVITRSCTGSDSLDAEEHIVDIEITENIAGGELTLEADMPDTNDRDYRADFDFTAPASKYLDITVLNGEVSLYDMTAGASILVTNGGITTDNMHGSVEGTIVNGAIHCDMEELGANETILLTTTNGMVTLLLPDDVRAEFDASTTNGEITISGFNTITYTVNETNHKAGTLGVGSTNATINITVVNGNIIIQAR; encoded by the coding sequence ATGAAAAAAGTTTTGTTTCCGCTATTCTGCGCCATGCTGATACTGATCACGTGCACGTCGGAAGATACTCATGACTATGAATTGGAGCGCACTGAAACACGCGTTTGGCCGTCACCAGGGATCAATACTATCAACGCAATAACCGTGAATGGAGAGGTCACCGTCTCCGCAACGCCGGATACGTTGATCACGGCGGTTATTACGCGTTCCTGCACTGGATCTGATTCGCTCGATGCCGAAGAACACATAGTTGACATTGAAATAACCGAGAACATTGCAGGCGGAGAACTGACTCTGGAAGCGGATATGCCCGATACGAACGACCGTGATTACCGGGCAGATTTCGACTTTACTGCACCTGCGTCCAAATACCTCGACATAACTGTGTTAAATGGTGAGGTCTCACTTTATGATATGACTGCTGGAGCCAGCATTTTAGTTACGAACGGCGGGATCACGACGGACAATATGCACGGTAGTGTTGAAGGAACGATCGTGAATGGCGCGATTCATTGCGATATGGAGGAATTGGGTGCAAATGAAACAATTCTGCTAACGACGACAAATGGGATGGTAACTCTACTCCTGCCCGATGATGTCCGGGCCGAGTTCGACGCTTCCACGACCAACGGTGAGATTACGATCAGTGGCTTCAATACCATAACCTACACGGTAAACGAAACAAATCACAAGGCGGGTACCTTGGGTGTCGGTAGTACCAACGCGACGATCAACATTACCGTCGTGAATGGAAATATTATTATCCAGGCGCGTTAG